In a genomic window of Amyelois transitella isolate CPQ chromosome 29, ilAmyTran1.1, whole genome shotgun sequence:
- the LOC132903726 gene encoding chorion class CA protein ERA.1-like produces MSTFAFLLLCVQACLIQQAYSQAIFGGYGLGPSYGAVGYGGTEVTAVEVDTFAAGASGYNGGLGINNLGLAGINNLGLAGGLGVAGVNNLGLGINSGLGLGINSGLGLGVGNVGIGGLGVGSVGLAGVGAGYGGVGNGALAVAGELPVSGTTIVNGAVPVLGAVTFGGNVPAAGAVSISGNCGCGGVPYGTF; encoded by the exons ATGTCCACTTTTGCTTTCCTGCTGCTCTGCGTACAAGCTTGCCTCATTcag CAAGCCTACAGCCAAGCTATCTTTGGTGGGTACGGTCTGGGTCCTTCATACGGTGCTGTGGGTTATGGCGGAACTGAAGTGACTGCCGTCGAGGTTGACACCTTTGCCGCTGGCGCGAGTGGCTACAACGGCGGCTTGGGAATTAACAACTTGGGTCTGGCTGGCATCAACAACTTAGGACTGGCTGGTGGCTTAGGAGTAGCCGGCGTTAACAACCTAGGACTTGGCATCAACTCTGGACTTGGTCTTGGAATCAACTCCGGTCTCGGATTGGGAGTTGGCAATGTCGGAATTGGCGGACTTGGCGTTGGCTCGGTCGGTCTTGCCGGCGTCGGCGCTGGCTACGGCGGTGTGGGTAACGGCGCTCTCGCCGTCGCTGGAGAGCTGCCAGTCTCTGGCACCACCATCGTCAATGGCGCCGTGCCAGTGCTCGGCGCTGTGACCTTCGGTGGCAACGTGCCAGCTGCTGGCGCCGTCTCCATCTCTGGCAACTGCGGATGCGGAGGTGTCCCATACGGAACTTTCTAG
- the LOC106130850 gene encoding chorion class CB protein PC404-like, translated as MALKISFVVAVQAVLIQLTLAQVLPTYSGNSYVENNVVVNGGSGYGVNSLGNANLGGNIATANLASNVATANLATANLANVGLASLATGPGYVNLASISGGGVLPVTSYSPISPTGLTVVSDNAIEGSLIVSGELPFLSAVAFEGALNTDGAGAASCGCGSGSIGITSENYGSSLNGLGLGYGGVRGIGGLRL; from the exons atggcCCTTAAAATATCATTTGTTGTTGCTGTTCAAGCTGTTTTGATTCag cTAACACTGGCTCAAGTCCTGCCAACATACTCTGGCAATTCCTACGTTGAGAACAATGTCGTTGTGAACGGAGGTAGCGGGTAcggagtcaacagtcttggtAATGCTAACCTCGGAGGCAACATTGCGACAGCAAACTTGGCTTCTAATGTCGCAACTGCAAATTTAGCTACAGCTAATCTCGCCAACGTGGGACTTGCCTCTTTAGCCACTGGTCCAGGTTATGTTAACCTCGCTTCTATATCTGGTGGTGGAGTTTTACCTGTCACAAGTTACTCTCCTATATCACCTACTGGATTAACTGTTGTATCTGATAACGCTATAGAAGGTTCGTTGATTGTGAGCGGGGAATTACCGTTTCTGAGCGCTGTTGCCTTTGAAGGGGCATTGAATACTGATGGTGCTGGAGCAGCTAGCTGTGGGTGTGGTTCTGGGAGTATTGGTATTACAAGTGAGAATTATGGGTCAAGTCTTAATGGACTCGGCTTGGGATATGGAGGAGTGAGGGGCATTGGCGGACTTAGGTTGTAA
- the LOC106130860 gene encoding chorion class CB protein M5H4-like: MAVKVTLVLCGLVLTIQTAFAQYISGNSVVDNNVVINSGSSNSLGYAGGLGQGSAVGINNGIGLGVGSGLGLASGLGLNTGLGLNTGLGLGAGLGFGNIGVASPAFLDLSLLSAGGVLPISSMGPVVPAGLNVVSDNAIEGALLISGQLPFLSAVAFEGALASGGSGAASCGCGNGNIGIISETGSASLLPAAGGLGLGGIGGIGGIGGIGGIGGIGGIGGIGGIGGIGGFGGRAGIGGLYL; encoded by the exons ATGGCAGTTAAAGTTACTTTGGTTTTGTGCGGATTGGTTTTGACCATACAG accGCTTTCGCCCAATACATCAGTGGAAACTCAGTGGTAGACAACAATGTTGTGATCAACAGCGGATCATCCAACAGTCTCGGCTATGCTGGCGGTCTCGGCCAGGGCAGCGCGGTCGGCATAAACAACGGCATTGGTCTTGGTGTCGGCAGCGGACTTGGCTTGGCCAGTGGATTGGGCTTGAACACCGGATTGGGCTTGAATACCGGTCTCGGCTTGGGTGCTGGTCTTGGTTTCGGCAACATCGGTGTGGCGAGCCCAGCTTTCCTCGACCTCAGCCTCCTGTCTGCCGGAGGAGTCTTGCCGATCTCCAGCATGGGCCCCGTCGTCCCAGCCGGCCTCAACGTGGTGTCAGACAACGCGATCGAAGGCGCTCTGCTGATCAGCGGTCAGCTGCCGTTCTTGAGCGCTGTGGCCTTCGAAGGAGCCCTAGCGTCTGGTGGTTCAGGAGCTGCCTCTTGCGGCTGCGGTAACGGCAACATTGGCATCATCAGCGAGACTGGCTCTGCCTCCCTCCTGCCAGCTGCCGGTGGTCTTGGTCTTGGTGGAATCGGCGGAATCGGAGGAATCGGCGGAATCGGAGGAATCGGCGGAATCGGAGGAATCGGAGGAATCGGAGGAATCGGTGGAATCGGCGGTTTCGGTGGTCGTGCCGGAATCGGTGGACTTTACTTGTAA